From the Salmo trutta chromosome 30, fSalTru1.1, whole genome shotgun sequence genome, one window contains:
- the LOC115167812 gene encoding N-alpha-acetyltransferase 10 isoform X1 yields MNIRNARPEDLMNMQHCNLLCLPENYQMKYYFYHGLSWPQLSYIAEDENGKIVGYVLAKMEEDPDDVPHGHITSLAVKRSHRRLGLAQKLMDQASRAMIENFNAKYVSLHVRKSSNRAALHLYSNTLKFQISEIEPKYYADGEDAYAMKRDLAHMADEVPQLRKSGMKALGQEAPTATTTPGDQEKEGEGDSGGENKDLSEVSEATESTDVKDSSSDSQ; encoded by the exons ATGAATATTCGCAACGCAAGG CCGGAGGACCTTATGAACATGCAGCACTGCAACCTGCTGTGTCTCCCAGAGAACTACCAGATGAAATACTACTTCTACCACGGACTGTCCTGGCCGCAG CTCTCCTACATCGCAGAGGATGAGAATGGCAAAATAGTGGGATATGTTTTAGCCAAGAT GGAGGAGGATCCAGATGATGTCCCCCATGGTCACATCACATCCCTG GCTGTCAAGCGCTCTCACAGACGTTTGGGACTAGCTCAGAAGCTGATGGACCAAGCCAGTCGAGCTATGATTGAAAACTTCAATGCCAAATATGTCTCACTTCATGTCCGGAAAAG CAGTAACCGAGCGGCCTTGCACCTGTACTCAAACACACTGAAATTCCA GATTAGCGAAATAGAGCCCAAGTACTATGCAGATGGGGAGGATGCCTATGCCATGAAGAGAGACCTAGCCCACATGGCTGATGag GTCCCACAGTTGAGGAAGTCAGGAATGAAGGCACTGGGTCAGGAGGCACCTACCGCTACGACCACACCTGGTGAccaggagaaagagggagagggggacagcGGAGGAGAGAACAAAGACCTCAGTGAAGTTAGCGAGGCCACAGAGAGCACAGACGTCAAAGATTCATCCTCCGATTCACAATGA
- the LOC115167812 gene encoding N-alpha-acetyltransferase 10 isoform X2, with protein MNIRNARPEDLMNMQHCNLLCLPENYQMKYYFYHGLSWPQLSYIAEDENGKIVGYVLAKMEEDPDDVPHGHITSLAVKRSHRRLGLAQKLMDQASRAMIENFNAKYVSLHVRKSNRAALHLYSNTLKFQISEIEPKYYADGEDAYAMKRDLAHMADEVPQLRKSGMKALGQEAPTATTTPGDQEKEGEGDSGGENKDLSEVSEATESTDVKDSSSDSQ; from the exons ATGAATATTCGCAACGCAAGG CCGGAGGACCTTATGAACATGCAGCACTGCAACCTGCTGTGTCTCCCAGAGAACTACCAGATGAAATACTACTTCTACCACGGACTGTCCTGGCCGCAG CTCTCCTACATCGCAGAGGATGAGAATGGCAAAATAGTGGGATATGTTTTAGCCAAGAT GGAGGAGGATCCAGATGATGTCCCCCATGGTCACATCACATCCCTG GCTGTCAAGCGCTCTCACAGACGTTTGGGACTAGCTCAGAAGCTGATGGACCAAGCCAGTCGAGCTATGATTGAAAACTTCAATGCCAAATATGTCTCACTTCATGTCCGGAAAAG TAACCGAGCGGCCTTGCACCTGTACTCAAACACACTGAAATTCCA GATTAGCGAAATAGAGCCCAAGTACTATGCAGATGGGGAGGATGCCTATGCCATGAAGAGAGACCTAGCCCACATGGCTGATGag GTCCCACAGTTGAGGAAGTCAGGAATGAAGGCACTGGGTCAGGAGGCACCTACCGCTACGACCACACCTGGTGAccaggagaaagagggagagggggacagcGGAGGAGAGAACAAAGACCTCAGTGAAGTTAGCGAGGCCACAGAGAGCACAGACGTCAAAGATTCATCCTCCGATTCACAATGA